In Rhodovulum sulfidophilum DSM 1374, the following are encoded in one genomic region:
- a CDS encoding O-acetylhomoserine aminocarboxypropyltransferase/cysteine synthase family protein, whose product MSEDRPYGFDTLQIHAGAKPDPATGARQVPIYQTTSYVFRDAEHAAALFGLKEVGFIYSRLTNPTVQALAERVAALEGGAGAVCCSSGHAAQIMALFPLMAPGRNVVASTRLYGGTVTQFSQTIKRFGWSARFVDFDDLDAVKAAIDDDTRAVFCESVANPGGYVTDLDAISKISDTAGLPLIVDNTSATPYLCRPIEHGATLVVHSATKYLTGNGTVTGGVVVDSGKFDWSASDKFPSLSEPEPAYHGLNFHQTFGPAAFTFHSIAVGLRDLGMTMNPQGAHYTLMGIETLSLRMERHCANAIKVAGWLEGHPKVARVTYAGLPSSPYADRARRICPKGTGGLFTFALKDGYDACVKFVDSVRLLSHVANLGDTRSLVIHSASTTHAQLTEAQQIAAGANPEVVRVSIGIEDADDLIADLEQALAQI is encoded by the coding sequence ATGAGCGAAGACCGTCCGTACGGGTTCGATACGTTGCAGATCCATGCCGGGGCCAAGCCCGACCCGGCAACCGGCGCCCGCCAGGTGCCGATCTACCAGACCACCTCCTATGTCTTCCGCGACGCCGAGCATGCGGCGGCGCTGTTCGGGCTGAAGGAAGTGGGCTTCATCTATTCGCGGCTGACCAACCCGACCGTGCAGGCGCTGGCCGAGCGGGTGGCGGCGCTGGAAGGCGGCGCGGGCGCGGTCTGCTGTTCCTCGGGCCATGCCGCGCAGATCATGGCGCTCTTCCCGCTGATGGCGCCGGGCCGGAACGTGGTCGCCTCGACCCGGCTTTACGGCGGCACGGTCACCCAGTTCAGCCAGACCATCAAGCGCTTTGGCTGGTCGGCAAGGTTCGTCGATTTCGACGATCTCGACGCGGTCAAGGCCGCCATCGACGACGATACCCGCGCGGTCTTCTGCGAGTCGGTTGCCAATCCGGGCGGCTATGTCACCGATCTCGACGCGATTTCGAAGATTTCGGACACGGCCGGGCTGCCGCTGATCGTCGACAATACCTCGGCCACGCCCTATCTCTGCCGCCCGATCGAGCATGGTGCGACGCTGGTCGTGCATTCCGCCACCAAGTATCTGACCGGCAACGGCACGGTGACCGGGGGCGTGGTGGTCGATTCCGGCAAGTTCGACTGGTCGGCGAGCGACAAGTTCCCCTCGCTCTCCGAGCCCGAGCCCGCCTATCACGGTCTGAATTTCCATCAGACCTTCGGCCCCGCCGCCTTCACCTTCCATTCGATCGCCGTGGGGCTGCGCGATCTCGGGATGACGATGAACCCGCAGGGCGCGCATTACACGCTGATGGGGATCGAGACCCTGAGCCTGCGGATGGAGAGGCATTGCGCCAACGCGATCAAGGTCGCGGGCTGGCTCGAAGGCCATCCCAAGGTGGCCCGCGTCACCTATGCCGGCCTGCCCTCCTCGCCCTATGCCGACCGCGCCCGGCGGATCTGCCCCAAGGGCACCGGCGGGCTGTTCACCTTCGCGCTGAAGGACGGCTATGATGCCTGCGTCAAGTTCGTCGATTCGGTGCGGCTGTTAAGCCATGTGGCGAACCTGGGCGATACCCGGTCGCTGGTGATCCATTCGGCCTCGACCACCCATGCCCAGTTGACCGAGGCCCAGCAGATCGCGGCGGGGGCCAATCCCGAGGTGGTGCGGGTCTCGATCGGGATCGAGGATGCCGACGATCTTATCGCCGATCTCGAACAGGCGCTGGCGCAGATCTGA
- a CDS encoding bifunctional sulfate adenylyltransferase/adenylylsulfate kinase, producing MSISNLAPIPELYVSYESAQKLKVEAGDLSSWDLTPRQICDLELLMNGGFNPLKGFLDEADYDSVVERMRLEDGTLWPMPVTLDVSAEFADKIEIGQDIALRDQEGVILATMTVTSRWEPDKHREAEKVFGADDLAHPAVYYLHHSAGRIYLGGPITGIQQPVHYDFRARRDTPNELRAYFRKLGWRRIVAFQTRNPLHRAHQELTFRAAREAQANLLIHPVVGMTKPGDVDHFTRVRCYEAVLDKYPQATTTMSLLNLAMRMAGPREAVWHGLIRKNHGCTHFIVGRDHAGPGKNSAGEDFYGPYDAQELFRKHQDEIGIEMVDFRHMVYVQERAQYEPADEIEDGVTVLNISGTELRRRLAEGLEIPEWFSFPEVVSELRKTRPARSKQGFTVFFTGLSGSGKSTIANAVMVKLMEMGGRPVTLLDGDVVRKHLSSELGFSKEHRDINIRRIGYVASEITKNGGIAICAPIAPYSATRRGVREMIEAYGAFCEVHVATPLEECEKRDRKGLYKLAREGKIKEFTGISDPYEAPETPELAVDTTGLDVDNCAQQVILKLEQMGLIAGR from the coding sequence ATGTCGATTTCAAACCTCGCTCCCATCCCCGAACTTTATGTCTCCTACGAAAGCGCCCAGAAACTCAAAGTCGAGGCCGGCGACCTGTCGAGCTGGGACCTGACGCCACGCCAGATCTGCGACCTCGAGCTCTTGATGAATGGCGGGTTCAACCCGCTGAAGGGCTTTCTCGACGAGGCCGATTACGACAGCGTGGTCGAGCGGATGCGGCTTGAGGACGGCACGCTCTGGCCGATGCCGGTCACGCTCGACGTCTCGGCCGAATTCGCCGACAAGATCGAGATCGGGCAGGACATTGCGCTCCGCGACCAGGAAGGCGTGATCCTCGCCACCATGACGGTGACCTCGCGCTGGGAACCCGACAAGCATCGCGAGGCCGAAAAGGTGTTCGGCGCCGACGATCTGGCGCATCCGGCGGTCTATTACCTGCATCACAGCGCGGGGCGGATCTATCTGGGCGGCCCGATCACCGGCATCCAGCAGCCGGTGCATTACGATTTCCGCGCCCGCCGCGACACCCCGAACGAGCTGCGCGCCTATTTCCGCAAGCTGGGCTGGCGCCGGATCGTGGCCTTCCAGACCCGCAACCCGCTGCACCGCGCCCATCAGGAACTGACCTTCCGCGCCGCCCGCGAGGCCCAGGCGAACCTGCTGATCCATCCGGTCGTCGGCATGACCAAACCGGGCGATGTCGACCACTTCACCCGGGTCCGCTGCTACGAGGCGGTTCTGGACAAGTATCCGCAGGCCACCACCACGATGAGCCTTCTGAACCTCGCGATGCGGATGGCCGGTCCGCGCGAGGCGGTCTGGCACGGGCTGATCCGCAAGAATCACGGCTGCACCCATTTCATCGTCGGGCGCGACCATGCCGGCCCGGGCAAGAACTCGGCCGGCGAGGATTTCTACGGCCCCTATGATGCGCAGGAACTGTTCCGCAAGCACCAGGACGAGATCGGCATCGAGATGGTCGATTTCCGCCACATGGTCTATGTGCAGGAGCGCGCCCAATACGAGCCCGCCGACGAGATCGAGGACGGCGTGACCGTTCTGAACATCTCGGGCACGGAACTGCGGCGCCGTCTGGCCGAGGGGCTGGAGATCCCGGAATGGTTCTCCTTCCCCGAAGTGGTGTCCGAGCTGCGCAAGACCCGTCCCGCGCGGTCGAAACAGGGCTTTACCGTGTTCTTCACCGGGCTTTCGGGCTCGGGCAAGTCGACCATAGCCAACGCGGTGATGGTCAAGCTGATGGAGATGGGCGGCCGTCCGGTGACGCTTCTGGATGGCGACGTGGTGCGCAAGCACCTGTCCTCGGAACTGGGCTTCTCGAAGGAACATCGCGACATTAACATCCGCCGGATCGGCTATGTCGCCTCCGAGATCACCAAGAATGGCGGCATCGCGATCTGTGCGCCGATCGCGCCCTATTCGGCGACCCGGCGCGGGGTGCGCGAGATGATCGAGGCCTATGGCGCCTTCTGCGAGGTGCATGTGGCCACCCCGCTGGAGGAATGCGAGAAACGCGACCGCAAGGGGCTCTACAAGCTCGCCCGCGAAGGCAAGATCAAGGAATTCACCGGGATCTCGGACCCTTACGAGGCGCCCGAGACGCCCGAACTGGCCGTCGACACGACCGGGCTCGACGTCGACAACTGCGCCCAGCAGGTGATCCTCAAGCTCGAGCAGATGGGCCTGATCGCCGGCCGCTGA
- a CDS encoding RES family NAD+ phosphorylase: MAAAARRAGGGAPCAPVASPEGRFHRPGEAVLYASLTADGAGVAIARYLTPDAPARALVPLAVTADRIVDLRALPAPNPASIVWQDLRASGGPAPTWAFSDAARAEGAEGLLYPSRSRPELSHLVLFDPAPPLVQSAGPARPWP; the protein is encoded by the coding sequence CTGGCGGCTGCTGCCCGCCGAGCGGGCGGGGGGGCGCCCTGTGCCCCCGTTGCCAGCCCCGAGGGACGGTTCCACCGGCCCGGCGAGGCGGTGCTTTACGCATCGCTGACCGCCGACGGCGCGGGTGTCGCCATCGCCCGCTACCTGACACCGGACGCCCCGGCCCGGGCGCTGGTCCCGCTGGCGGTCACGGCCGACAGGATCGTCGATCTGCGCGCCCTGCCCGCCCCCAACCCCGCCTCGATCGTCTGGCAGGACCTGCGCGCCTCGGGCGGGCCGGCGCCGACCTGGGCCTTTTCCGACGCCGCCCGGGCCGAGGGCGCGGAGGGTCTGCTCTACCCGTCGCGGAGCCGCCCCGAGCTGAGCCATCTGGTGCTGTTCGACCCCGCGCCGCCGCTGGTGCAATCGGCCGGTCCGGCACGCCCCTGGCCCTGA
- the trxB gene encoding thioredoxin-disulfide reductase, whose product MATTITVPTSERYLPVTKQRHVRVLIIGSGPAGYTAAVYASRAMLEPVLIQGIQPGGQLTITTEVENWPGETEIQGPELMQKMEAHARAMGAEIVSDYISRLDLSKRPFTAIADSGTTYTCDALILATGAQAKWLGLPSEEKFKGFGVSACATCDGFFYRGQEVAVIGGGNAAVEEALFLTRFASKVTLIHRRGELRAEKVLQKRLFANPKVEILWDHNLDEVTGSEDPLGVEGIRVKHVQTGETREIACKGVFIAIGHAPASELVSDQLETHMGGYVVTAPDSTATSIPGVFAAGDLTDHKYRQAVTSAGMGCMAALEVERFLAEAGLDEGKDISLPLGYGAEVPQDA is encoded by the coding sequence ATGGCGACAACTATAACCGTCCCGACATCAGAAAGGTATCTTCCAGTGACCAAGCAAAGACATGTCCGCGTGCTGATCATCGGGTCGGGTCCGGCGGGCTATACCGCGGCCGTCTATGCCTCGCGCGCGATGCTGGAACCGGTGCTGATCCAGGGCATCCAGCCCGGCGGCCAGCTCACCATCACCACCGAGGTCGAGAACTGGCCCGGCGAGACCGAGATCCAAGGTCCCGAGCTGATGCAGAAGATGGAGGCCCATGCCCGTGCCATGGGGGCCGAGATCGTCTCGGACTACATCTCGCGGCTCGACCTGTCCAAACGGCCCTTCACCGCGATTGCCGACAGCGGCACCACCTATACCTGCGACGCGCTGATCCTCGCGACCGGCGCCCAGGCGAAATGGCTGGGCCTGCCCTCGGAAGAGAAGTTCAAGGGCTTCGGCGTCTCGGCCTGCGCCACCTGCGACGGCTTCTTCTATCGCGGCCAGGAGGTCGCGGTGATCGGCGGCGGCAATGCGGCCGTCGAAGAAGCGCTGTTCCTGACCCGCTTCGCCTCGAAGGTGACGCTGATCCACCGCCGGGGCGAGCTGCGCGCCGAGAAGGTGCTGCAGAAGCGGCTGTTTGCCAATCCCAAGGTCGAGATCCTCTGGGACCACAATCTCGACGAGGTGACGGGCAGCGAGGACCCGCTGGGCGTCGAGGGCATCCGGGTGAAGCATGTGCAGACCGGCGAGACCCGCGAGATCGCCTGCAAGGGGGTCTTCATCGCCATCGGCCATGCGCCCGCCTCGGAACTGGTCAGCGACCAGCTCGAGACCCATATGGGCGGCTATGTCGTGACCGCACCCGATTCCACCGCCACCTCGATCCCCGGCGTCTTCGCCGCGGGCGACCTGACCGACCACAAGTACCGTCAGGCGGTGACCTCGGCCGGCATGGGCTGCATGGCCGCGCTGGAAGTCGAGCGTTTCCTGGCCGAGGCCGGGCTCGACGAGGGCAAGGACATCTCGCTGCCGCTGGGATATGGCGCCGAGGTTCCGCAGGACGCATGA
- a CDS encoding VWA domain-containing protein produces the protein MNTTLRGAAAVICILFGAGTASAAVIDLGFVLDGSDSMSPYDFDSATAALSAALSKIPTSGDNEYRVAVTSYGSSSYTVVPPTVVTAANIASIQSTVLTAYKDGGGTDTAGAITYITDLFLDDGLGDTTLINITTDGTPNSQYLTENAALAANTAGVDGISLEAVGSGVSSPYALSNMARIAGLGTSGDADAGVIAADLDSVPNATETGFVIPVADFDAYGAAIEAKIDQVIDDTGGDTGVVPLPTAMPMRLAGLGVFGFVRRRQTAG, from the coding sequence ATGAATACCACCCTTCGGGGCGCAGCGGCGGTGATTTGCATCCTTTTCGGTGCGGGAACGGCCAGCGCAGCGGTCATCGACCTCGGCTTCGTGCTCGACGGGTCGGACAGCATGAGCCCGTACGACTTCGACAGCGCGACGGCGGCCCTCTCGGCGGCGCTGTCGAAGATCCCGACCAGCGGCGACAACGAATACCGGGTGGCGGTGACCTCTTACGGCAGCTCCAGCTATACGGTCGTCCCGCCAACCGTCGTGACCGCCGCCAATATCGCCTCGATCCAGTCGACCGTGCTGACCGCCTACAAGGATGGCGGCGGCACCGACACCGCCGGGGCCATCACCTACATCACCGACCTTTTCCTCGATGACGGGCTGGGGGATACCACCCTCATCAACATCACCACCGACGGAACGCCGAATTCGCAATATCTGACCGAGAACGCCGCGCTGGCCGCGAACACGGCCGGGGTCGACGGGATCAGCCTCGAGGCGGTCGGCAGCGGGGTCAGCAGCCCCTATGCCCTGTCGAACATGGCCCGGATCGCGGGGCTCGGCACCAGCGGCGATGCGGATGCGGGCGTCATCGCGGCCGATCTCGACAGCGTGCCGAACGCGACCGAGACGGGCTTCGTCATTCCGGTCGCCGATTTCGACGCCTATGGCGCGGCGATCGAGGCGAAAATCGACCAGGTGATCGACGATACCGGCGGCGACACCGGCGTGGTTCCGCTGCCGACGGCGATGCCGATGCGGCTGGCAGGTCTGGGCGTCTTCGGTTTCGTCCGGCGCCGTCAGACGGCGGGCTGA
- a CDS encoding Lrp/AsnC family transcriptional regulator, giving the protein MPGSRLDAIDRKILAELQADGRMTNVELARRVGISAPPCLRRVRTLEEAGFIRGYHADINTRELGFEVQVFAMVGLQSQAEADLSRFEARCRAWPLVRECHMLNGEVDFILKCVAPDLSSFQSFLTEELTAAENVASVKTSLVIRCAKDEPGVPFEVLEARLSKSA; this is encoded by the coding sequence ATGCCCGGCAGCCGACTTGACGCCATCGACCGCAAGATCCTTGCCGAGCTGCAGGCCGACGGACGCATGACCAATGTCGAACTGGCGCGCCGGGTCGGGATTTCGGCTCCGCCCTGCCTGCGCCGCGTCCGCACCCTCGAAGAGGCGGGCTTCATTCGCGGCTATCACGCCGATATCAACACCCGCGAGCTGGGCTTCGAGGTTCAGGTCTTTGCGATGGTCGGGCTGCAGAGCCAGGCCGAGGCCGACCTGTCCCGCTTCGAGGCCCGCTGCCGGGCCTGGCCGCTGGTCCGCGAATGCCACATGCTGAACGGCGAGGTCGATTTCATCCTGAAATGCGTGGCGCCCGACCTGTCGAGCTTCCAGAGCTTCCTGACCGAAGAGCTGACCGCTGCCGAGAACGTGGCCAGCGTCAAGACGTCTCTGGTGATCCGCTGCGCCAAGGACGAGCCCGGCGTGCCCTTCGAGGTGCTTGAGGCCCGGCTGAGCAAGAGCGCCTGA
- a CDS encoding Hint domain-containing protein has product MGTHFGGAFGFVPQQALTASPVARPQPPMRRYEVWGITPDGNPQSFIRAMPADPHVDEAFCAFAHGTLIATPQGPVAVEDLVPGMEVDTAGAGARPLLWVGSTVLAPPAGQRGEIAMLTRLTADSLGLGRPMPDLVLGPRARLLMRHPRCHALTGAEAAFAPATGFVDGTALIALRVVRPTRVYHLALNGQQVLLANGVEVESYHPGENAGLLIDNGNRPRFLSMFPHVSGFDGFGPMQVPRLTVFEMEKLNAA; this is encoded by the coding sequence ATGGGAACCCACTTTGGTGGCGCCTTCGGCTTTGTGCCGCAACAGGCTCTGACCGCATCTCCGGTCGCCCGGCCGCAACCGCCGATGCGCCGCTACGAGGTCTGGGGCATCACCCCCGACGGCAACCCGCAATCCTTCATCCGCGCCATGCCCGCCGATCCGCATGTCGACGAGGCGTTCTGCGCCTTCGCCCATGGCACCCTGATCGCGACCCCGCAGGGGCCGGTGGCGGTCGAGGATCTGGTGCCCGGCATGGAGGTCGACACCGCCGGAGCCGGAGCGCGACCGCTGCTCTGGGTCGGCTCGACCGTGCTGGCGCCGCCTGCCGGGCAACGCGGCGAGATCGCCATGCTGACCCGGCTTACCGCCGACAGCCTCGGCCTCGGCCGACCGATGCCCGACCTGGTCCTGGGGCCGCGCGCGCGGCTGCTGATGCGCCATCCCCGCTGCCATGCCCTGACCGGTGCCGAGGCGGCCTTCGCCCCTGCCACCGGGTTCGTCGACGGCACCGCGCTGATCGCGCTGCGCGTGGTGCGCCCGACCCGGGTCTATCATCTGGCCCTGAACGGCCAGCAGGTGCTTCTGGCCAACGGGGTCGAGGTGGAAAGCTATCACCCAGGCGAGAATGCCGGACTTCTCATCGACAATGGCAACCGCCCGCGGTTCCTGTCGATGTTCCCGCATGTCAGCGGCTTCGACGGCTTCGGTCCGATGCAGGTGCCCCGGCTGACCGTCTTCGAGATGGAGAAGCTGAACGCAGCCTGA
- the parA gene encoding ParA family partition ATPase: MAGTIITIAQQKGGSGKTTLAANLAVAFRRRGLAVALIDTDPQGSLGRWFMTRIEGREAPDMEFSTASAWGVGYETGKLARDHDVVLIDTPPKADSDLRPALRAADLVLVPVAASHVDLWATEGVLDLARREDKPAIVVLNRLKAKTRLAAEIAEIAGGMDADLATVRLANRVSYAETLGRGLGVQEAGRRGPGADEIEALAEEVLVALAD; encoded by the coding sequence ATGGCGGGCACGATCATCACCATCGCGCAGCAGAAGGGCGGCTCGGGCAAGACCACGCTTGCGGCCAATCTGGCCGTGGCCTTCCGGCGCCGGGGGCTGGCCGTCGCGCTCATCGACACCGATCCGCAGGGCAGTCTCGGCCGCTGGTTCATGACCCGGATCGAGGGTCGCGAGGCGCCCGACATGGAATTCTCGACCGCCTCGGCCTGGGGGGTTGGCTACGAGACCGGCAAGCTGGCGCGCGACCATGACGTGGTGCTGATCGACACCCCGCCCAAGGCCGACAGCGACCTCCGCCCCGCGCTGCGCGCCGCCGATCTGGTGCTGGTGCCGGTCGCGGCCTCGCATGTCGATCTGTGGGCGACCGAGGGCGTGCTGGACCTGGCCCGACGCGAGGACAAGCCCGCGATCGTGGTGCTGAACCGGCTGAAGGCCAAGACCCGGCTTGCCGCCGAGATCGCCGAGATCGCGGGCGGGATGGACGCCGATCTGGCGACGGTCCGGCTCGCCAACCGCGTCAGCTATGCCGAGACCCTGGGGCGCGGCCTTGGCGTGCAGGAAGCCGGGCGCCGGGGGCCGGGCGCGGACGAGATCGAGGCGCTGGCCGAGGAGGTTCTGGTCGCGCTGGCCGATTGA
- a CDS encoding YdcF family protein, protein MSRAFLVLGAAMRGAGRPGPALIRRAEHAAALWRAAPETLVVTSGAGGEAEAAAAICRAAGVPPERLICESAARSTAENIAFCCPILALSGICRVTLVTDGYHAPRALFLARRAGLSADASCPPRPPGPPGRRVLVLLREGAAIAKALALSATGRP, encoded by the coding sequence ATGAGCAGAGCCTTTCTCGTTCTCGGTGCGGCGATGCGGGGGGCAGGCCGGCCCGGACCCGCGCTGATCCGCCGGGCCGAGCATGCGGCGGCACTGTGGCGGGCCGCGCCCGAAACGCTGGTCGTGACCTCGGGGGCGGGCGGCGAGGCCGAGGCGGCGGCCGCGATCTGCCGGGCGGCCGGGGTCCCGCCCGAGCGGCTGATCTGCGAAAGCGCCGCGCGCAGCACTGCCGAGAACATCGCCTTCTGCTGTCCGATCCTTGCCCTAAGCGGGATCTGCAGGGTGACGCTTGTCACCGATGGCTATCACGCGCCCCGGGCGCTTTTTCTGGCGCGGCGGGCGGGGCTTTCGGCCGATGCAAGCTGCCCGCCCCGTCCGCCCGGGCCGCCGGGGCGTCGCGTTCTTGTGCTGCTGCGGGAGGGGGCAGCGATCGCGAAGGCGCTGGCGCTCAGCGCGACAGGCCGACCGTGA
- a CDS encoding MarR family winged helix-turn-helix transcriptional regulator — protein sequence MERDLQGTGITVGQRAILEALSEAKSATAPMLTDWLDMKRQFVARELKALLEAGMIDKTPNPDRARSFLYRLTPESAELIGAIREREVRTFAAFSDQFTEDELLAFRKIMEALYANMLAGKNRDTQQEDSSPS from the coding sequence GTGGAACGCGATTTGCAAGGAACCGGCATTACCGTCGGCCAGAGGGCAATCCTCGAGGCGCTGAGCGAAGCGAAGAGCGCGACAGCGCCGATGCTGACGGACTGGCTCGACATGAAGCGGCAGTTCGTGGCCCGCGAGCTCAAGGCCCTGCTGGAAGCGGGAATGATCGACAAGACGCCGAACCCGGATCGCGCAAGGTCGTTCCTCTATCGGCTGACCCCTGAAAGCGCAGAACTGATCGGCGCAATCCGCGAGCGGGAAGTCCGAACCTTTGCCGCGTTTTCGGATCAGTTCACCGAAGACGAGCTATTGGCCTTCCGCAAGATCATGGAAGCCCTCTACGCCAACATGTTGGCCGGGAAAAACCGCGACACGCAACAGGAAGACAGCTCGCCGAGCTAG
- a CDS encoding DnaJ family domain-containing protein has translation MGQQAMSFDKLAERQILKAQAEGALDHLEGEGKPLSVRPHEDAVGIGMRIMAEAGTLPREFELKKAVDKQFLVLQATTGALERKAEMKKLADLTLRLEIEREARRSFFK, from the coding sequence ATGGGGCAGCAAGCAATGTCATTCGATAAACTTGCGGAAAGGCAGATCCTCAAGGCGCAGGCCGAAGGCGCGCTGGATCATCTCGAAGGAGAAGGAAAGCCGTTATCGGTTCGTCCGCACGAAGACGCGGTCGGCATCGGCATGCGGATCATGGCCGAAGCCGGTACGCTTCCGCGCGAATTCGAATTGAAGAAGGCCGTGGACAAGCAGTTCCTGGTCTTGCAGGCGACCACCGGCGCCTTGGAACGAAAGGCCGAAATGAAGAAGCTGGCCGATCTCACGTTGCGGCTGGAAATCGAACGAGAGGCGCGGCGCAGCTTTTTCAAATGA
- a CDS encoding antibiotic biosynthesis monooxygenase family protein has protein sequence MPQITPQADLQTVITTFEVTPGTCQDLLDELQDTFAAFISKQPGFIGAALHVNDAQTRIANYSQWRRREDFQAMLRSDEMRGHTRRFAELCKSFEPVMYEVAASYD, from the coding sequence ATGCCCCAGATCACTCCCCAGGCAGACCTGCAGACCGTGATCACCACCTTCGAGGTCACGCCCGGCACCTGCCAGGACCTGCTCGACGAGCTGCAGGACACCTTCGCCGCCTTCATCTCGAAACAGCCCGGTTTCATCGGCGCGGCCCTGCATGTGAACGACGCCCAGACCCGGATCGCGAACTATTCGCAATGGCGGCGGCGCGAGGATTTCCAGGCGATGCTGCGCAGCGACGAGATGCGCGGCCATACCCGCCGCTTCGCCGAGCTCTGCAAGAGCTTCGAGCCGGTGATGTACGAGGTCGCCGCCAGCTACGACTGA
- a CDS encoding universal stress protein yields MYANILVPVAIDHAPDLGDVLEIARRLRAEAGTITVLTVAEAIPPYVSQYLPEGQEEETRAAIRQELAGALAGVSDIGIRVVTGHAGITIVDYAERHGVDLIVMHSHRPDLTDYFLGSTAARVVRHAPCAVHVVR; encoded by the coding sequence ATGTATGCGAATATTCTCGTGCCGGTGGCGATCGATCACGCGCCCGATCTGGGCGATGTGCTCGAGATCGCGCGCAGGCTGCGCGCCGAGGCCGGCACGATCACGGTGCTGACTGTTGCCGAGGCAATTCCCCCCTATGTGTCGCAATACCTGCCCGAGGGACAGGAGGAGGAAACCCGCGCGGCAATCCGGCAGGAGCTGGCCGGGGCGCTGGCGGGCGTGTCCGATATCGGGATCCGCGTGGTCACCGGCCATGCCGGGATCACCATCGTCGATTATGCCGAACGCCATGGCGTCGATCTCATCGTGATGCATTCGCATCGCCCCGATCTGACGGACTATTTCCTCGGCTCGACCGCCGCCCGCGTGGTGCGCCACGCCCCCTGCGCCGTTCACGTCGTGCGCTGA
- a CDS encoding LysR family transcriptional regulator — translation MRHRQVEAFRSVMMTGGITSAAAAMHVTQPAVSRLIRDLEETIGLSLFQRRGARLDPTPEASLLYREVERLYLGLDQIAQAAEDIRDHKNIVIRIGTVTSLVRPYLQRAIRDVIGDRRDVPLVIDVENSRHVWEMVENAQYDIGFVYRRQRMDDRARPLRQMTAVAAVPPGHPLAGRAVCTPDDLAGERLLIPGRNSPARLALDSALAQAAGAPASLMESSMLNCCHFAADGMGVAIVDEISIRAARANAGAALVAIPFRPEIGVGYYAIRPPGAHRIAILDAIVAHLEAQLNAPAQD, via the coding sequence TTGCGCCACAGACAGGTCGAAGCGTTCCGAAGCGTCATGATGACCGGCGGGATCACCTCGGCCGCCGCCGCCATGCATGTGACACAACCGGCCGTCAGCCGCCTGATCCGCGACCTGGAGGAAACGATCGGGCTGTCGCTTTTCCAGCGCCGCGGCGCGCGGCTCGACCCGACGCCGGAAGCCTCGCTGCTTTATCGCGAGGTCGAGCGGCTCTATCTCGGGCTCGACCAGATCGCCCAGGCCGCCGAAGATATACGCGATCACAAGAACATCGTGATCCGGATCGGCACCGTCACCTCGCTGGTGCGGCCCTATCTGCAGCGCGCCATCCGCGATGTGATCGGCGATCGTCGCGACGTGCCGCTGGTGATCGATGTCGAGAACAGCCGCCATGTCTGGGAGATGGTCGAGAACGCGCAATACGATATCGGCTTCGTCTATCGTCGCCAGCGCATGGATGACCGCGCCCGGCCGCTGCGTCAGATGACCGCAGTCGCGGCCGTGCCGCCCGGGCATCCGCTGGCCGGGCGCGCGGTCTGCACCCCCGACGACCTGGCCGGCGAGCGGCTGCTGATCCCGGGGCGGAACTCACCGGCGCGGCTGGCGCTCGACAGCGCGCTGGCCCAGGCCGCCGGTGCCCCGGCCAGCCTGATGGAAAGCTCGATGCTGAACTGCTGCCATTTCGCGGCCGACGGCATGGGGGTCGCCATCGTCGACGAAATCTCGATCCGCGCGGCGCGCGCGAATGCCGGGGCGGCGCTGGTCGCGATCCCGTTCCGGCCCGAAATCGGCGTCGGCTATTATGCGATCCGGCCGCCCGGCGCGCATCGGATCGCCATTCTCGATGCCATCGTGGCACATCTCGAGGCCCAGCTGAACGCGCCTGCGCAAGACTGA